A genomic stretch from Erwinia sp. E_sp_B01_1 includes:
- the dut gene encoding dUTP diphosphatase, whose translation MGKDFPLPTYATSGSAGLDLRACLNEAILLAPGATTLVPTGLAIHIGDPQLAAVILPRSGLGHKHGVVLGNLVGLIDSDYQGQLMVSVWNRSQDAFSIEPGERIAQMVFVPVVQAEFNLVEDFDTSDRGEGGFGHSGRQ comes from the coding sequence GTGGGTAAAGATTTCCCATTACCCACCTACGCCACCTCAGGATCGGCAGGTCTGGACCTGCGTGCCTGCCTGAACGAAGCCATTCTGCTGGCCCCTGGTGCTACCACGCTGGTGCCCACCGGCCTGGCTATTCACATCGGTGACCCTCAGCTGGCCGCCGTCATCCTTCCGCGTTCAGGCCTTGGTCATAAGCACGGTGTGGTTCTGGGCAACCTGGTGGGGCTGATTGACTCTGACTACCAGGGTCAACTGATGGTTTCCGTCTGGAACCGCAGCCAGGACGCGTTCAGCATTGAACCCGGCGAGCGTATCGCACAGATGGTTTTCGTCCCGGTCGTGCAGGCTGAGTTCAATCTGGTTGAAGATTTCGACACCAGCGATCGCGGAGAAGGTGGCTTTGGTCACTCTGGTCGTCAGTAA
- a CDS encoding glycosyltransferase family 2 protein: protein MSSQPLSVVLIAKNAADLLPECLESVSWADEIVLLDSGSSDGTPQIAARHGARVFHSSEWHGYGKQRQLAQSYASHPMILMIDTDERVTPALRASVQAVLERPASEEIYSLGRRNLFLGRFMRHSGWYPDRVTRLYPASYQYNDHQVHESLDTKGAKVTPLKGDLLHLTCRDFSAFQWKQFAYAEAWARQRHHQGKRCSLFSIFAHTLGAFFKTLVLRAGFLDGKQGWLLAVVNAQYTFNKYTALWALNHSHHATGKGGL from the coding sequence ATGTCTTCTCAGCCTTTATCCGTGGTGCTGATTGCCAAAAATGCGGCCGACCTGTTACCAGAATGTCTGGAGTCAGTTAGCTGGGCGGATGAAATTGTGCTGCTGGACTCCGGCAGTAGCGATGGGACGCCACAGATTGCCGCCAGACATGGTGCCAGAGTGTTTCACTCCTCAGAGTGGCACGGTTATGGCAAACAGCGGCAGCTGGCTCAAAGCTATGCCAGTCATCCGATGATTCTGATGATCGATACCGATGAGCGTGTCACTCCAGCGTTACGTGCATCGGTTCAGGCAGTGCTGGAGCGTCCTGCCTCAGAAGAGATTTACAGCCTTGGCCGTCGCAACCTGTTCCTGGGCCGCTTTATGCGTCATAGCGGCTGGTACCCGGACAGAGTGACCCGGCTTTACCCCGCCAGCTATCAGTACAATGACCATCAGGTCCATGAGTCGCTCGACACCAAAGGTGCGAAAGTGACGCCCCTGAAAGGGGATCTGCTGCATCTCACCTGCCGCGATTTCTCCGCCTTCCAGTGGAAACAGTTCGCCTATGCCGAAGCCTGGGCCAGACAGCGCCACCATCAGGGAAAGCGTTGCAGCCTCTTCTCCATTTTCGCGCACACCCTCGGGGCTTTTTTCAAAACGCTGGTGCTTCGTGCAGGTTTTTTGGATGGCAAACAAGGCTGGCTGCTGGCGGTGGTCAATGCGCAGTACACCTTTAATAAATACACGGCGCTTTGGGCGCTGAACCATTCTCATCACGCAACTGGCAAGGGCGGTCTATGA
- a CDS encoding glycosyltransferase — translation MTPHSETSAPELSVIIPMYNAGKSFEACMASLLAQTLQSIEIIIVNDGSTDESVGLAHSYAAQHAHVQVIDQQNGGVSRARNAGMAVASGDYVTFPDADDTLVPEMYSKLIAMARAEDLDVAQCNAERVFWGSGKAKPLIPTDRLQSTPVLSGVEWLGKALATNRYLHVVWLGVYRRSLINELNLQFEPGLHHQDIPWTTELMLNARRVRYTDEIMYRYYVHDQSISNQKRTGMRNVEYQRHYIRIAQMLDEINLRYKNSLSIPSSVYRQVTKEALTVCHSLRREPDANAKQAMIADLFASKTPGRMIRNTRGFRQWYQLLLWLGRLYRWRKS, via the coding sequence ATGACGCCGCATTCTGAAACTTCAGCGCCTGAACTGAGCGTAATTATCCCGATGTACAACGCCGGCAAAAGTTTTGAAGCCTGTATGGCTTCTCTGCTGGCACAGACACTGCAATCCATTGAAATTATCATTGTTAATGACGGATCCACCGATGAATCGGTAGGCCTGGCCCACAGTTATGCTGCGCAACATGCACATGTGCAGGTCATTGATCAGCAAAATGGCGGTGTCTCCCGCGCGCGTAATGCCGGAATGGCAGTGGCCTCAGGAGACTATGTCACCTTTCCTGATGCCGACGACACACTGGTTCCTGAGATGTACAGCAAGCTGATCGCCATGGCCAGGGCAGAGGATCTGGATGTAGCTCAGTGCAATGCCGAGCGGGTATTCTGGGGAAGTGGTAAAGCAAAGCCGCTGATACCCACTGATCGTTTACAATCCACGCCTGTGCTGAGCGGTGTCGAATGGCTTGGAAAAGCGCTGGCGACGAATCGCTATTTGCATGTGGTCTGGCTGGGGGTCTACCGCCGTTCATTAATCAACGAACTGAACCTGCAATTTGAGCCAGGCCTTCATCATCAGGACATTCCCTGGACAACGGAACTGATGCTGAATGCTCGTCGGGTGCGTTATACCGACGAGATAATGTACCGGTATTATGTTCACGACCAGTCCATCAGTAACCAGAAACGCACCGGCATGCGTAATGTTGAGTATCAGCGCCATTACATCAGGATTGCCCAGATGCTGGATGAGATTAACCTGCGCTATAAAAATAGCCTGAGCATCCCCTCTTCCGTCTACAGGCAGGTGACGAAAGAAGCTCTGACGGTTTGCCACTCCCTGCGTCGTGAGCCCGATGCCAACGCTAAGCAGGCGATGATTGCTGACCTGTTTGCCAGTAAAACACCGGGCCGAATGATACGTAATACCCGGGGCTTTCGTCAGTGGTACCAGTTATTGCTTTGGCTTGGCCGACTCTACCGCTGGCGCAAATCATGA
- the rpmB gene encoding 50S ribosomal protein L28: MSRVCQVTGKRPVTGNNRSHAMNATKRRFLPNLHSHRFWVEGEKRFVTLRVSAKGMRVIDKKGIETVLADLRTRGEKY, from the coding sequence ATGTCACGAGTCTGCCAAGTAACTGGCAAGCGTCCGGTAACGGGTAACAACCGTTCCCACGCAATGAACGCGACGAAACGCCGTTTCCTGCCGAACCTGCACTCTCACCGTTTTTGGGTTGAGGGCGAAAAGCGCTTCGTTACACTGCGTGTATCTGCCAAAGGCATGCGCGTAATTGATAAGAAGGGTATTGAGACGGTTTTGGCCGATCTGCGTACCCGCGGTGAGAAGTACTAA
- the pyrE gene encoding orotate phosphoribosyltransferase, whose translation MKAWQRQFIEFAINKQVLKFGEFTLKSGRTSPYFFNAGLFNTGRDLALLGRFYAQALVDSGIDFDLVFGPAYKGIPIATTTVVALADYHDRDVPYCFNRKEAKDHGEGGTLVGSPLQGRIMLVDDVITAGTAIRESMEIIAANNATLAGVLISLDRQERGRGQESAIQEVERDYSCKVISIITLNELIAYLEEKPEMADHLVSVRAYRKEYGI comes from the coding sequence ATGAAAGCCTGGCAGCGCCAATTTATCGAATTCGCCATCAACAAGCAGGTGCTGAAGTTTGGTGAGTTCACGCTGAAATCAGGGCGTACCAGCCCTTATTTCTTCAATGCCGGTCTGTTTAATACTGGCCGTGACCTGGCATTACTCGGGCGTTTTTACGCTCAGGCACTGGTTGATTCCGGTATTGATTTCGATCTGGTTTTTGGTCCCGCCTATAAAGGCATTCCTATCGCGACCACTACCGTTGTGGCGCTGGCCGATTATCACGACCGTGACGTGCCCTATTGCTTCAACCGTAAAGAAGCAAAGGATCACGGCGAAGGTGGAACGCTGGTAGGCAGCCCGCTGCAGGGGCGCATTATGCTGGTGGATGATGTGATCACAGCGGGTACGGCAATTCGTGAGTCGATGGAAATCATCGCCGCGAACAATGCTACCCTGGCTGGCGTGCTGATTTCGCTCGATCGTCAGGAGCGTGGACGCGGTCAGGAATCCGCTATTCAGGAAGTGGAACGGGATTACAGCTGTAAGGTCATTTCGATTATTACGCTGAATGAGCTGATTGCTTATCTGGAAGAGAAGCCTGAAATGGCGGACCATCTGGTCTCCGTCCGGGCTTACCGTAAAGAGTACGGCATTTAG
- the rpmG gene encoding 50S ribosomal protein L33, producing the protein MAKGIREKIKLVSSAGTGHFYTTTKNKRTKPEKLELKKFDPVVRQHVIYKEAKIK; encoded by the coding sequence ATGGCTAAAGGTATTCGTGAGAAGATCAAGCTGGTTTCTTCTGCTGGTACAGGTCACTTCTATACCACCACGAAGAACAAACGTACTAAGCCGGAAAAATTGGAACTGAAGAAATTCGATCCAGTTGTCCGCCAGCACGTGATCTATAAAGAAGCTAAAATCAAGTAA
- the rph gene encoding ribonuclease PH, with protein sequence MRPAGRSAQQVRPVTLTRHYTKHAEGSVLVEFGDTKVLCTATIEEGVPRFLKGQGQGWVTAEYGMLPRATHSRNAREAAKGKQGGRTLEIQRLIARSLRAALDLKALGEFTITLDCDVLQADGGTRTASITGACVALADALNHLVAIGKLKANPMKGMVAAISVGIVNGEALCDLEYVEDSAAETDMNVVMTEDGRMIEVQGTAEGEPFSHDELLQLLALARGGIDSLIVAQKAALQD encoded by the coding sequence ATGCGTCCAGCAGGCCGTAGCGCACAACAAGTGCGTCCCGTCACACTGACCCGTCACTACACCAAACATGCTGAAGGTTCAGTTCTGGTTGAATTCGGTGATACCAAAGTACTTTGTACCGCCACCATCGAAGAAGGCGTGCCGCGTTTTCTGAAAGGTCAGGGCCAGGGCTGGGTAACGGCTGAATATGGCATGCTGCCTCGCGCTACGCACAGCCGCAACGCCCGTGAAGCCGCTAAAGGTAAGCAGGGTGGCCGCACGCTCGAGATCCAGCGTCTGATTGCCCGCTCGCTGCGAGCTGCACTGGATTTAAAAGCGCTGGGTGAGTTCACTATTACCCTCGACTGCGACGTTTTACAGGCTGATGGCGGCACCCGCACAGCCTCTATCACCGGTGCCTGCGTTGCGCTGGCCGATGCATTAAACCATCTGGTGGCTATCGGTAAACTTAAAGCTAACCCGATGAAAGGCATGGTTGCGGCAATCTCCGTAGGTATCGTTAACGGTGAAGCACTGTGCGATCTGGAGTATGTTGAAGACTCTGCTGCTGAAACTGACATGAATGTGGTGATGACCGAAGATGGCCGCATGATTGAAGTGCAGGGCACTGCAGAAGGCGAGCCGTTCAGCCATGATGAACTGCTTCAGCTCCTGGCGCTTGCACGAGGGGGCATTGATTCCCTGATCGTGGCGCAGAAGGCGGCATTGCAGGACTGA
- the coaD gene encoding pantetheine-phosphate adenylyltransferase, producing MSTKAIYPGTFDPMTNGHLDIVTRAALMFDHIVLAIAASPGKKPMFSLEERVSLAEQVVAHLPNVTVVGFSDLMANFARDQQANVLVRGLRAVSDFEYELQLAHMNRHLFAELESVFLMPSEQYSFISSSLVKEVARHQGDVSAFLPKPVHTALLAKL from the coding sequence ATGAGCACCAAGGCGATCTATCCCGGCACGTTTGATCCGATGACTAACGGCCATCTCGACATCGTAACCCGCGCCGCGCTGATGTTTGACCATATCGTTCTCGCCATCGCCGCAAGTCCGGGCAAGAAGCCGATGTTTTCGCTTGAGGAACGCGTCAGCCTGGCAGAGCAGGTGGTTGCCCATTTGCCGAATGTGACCGTGGTGGGATTCAGTGATTTGATGGCGAATTTTGCCCGCGATCAGCAGGCTAATGTGCTGGTAAGGGGCTTGAGAGCGGTTTCTGATTTTGAATATGAACTGCAACTGGCCCATATGAATCGCCACCTGTTCGCGGAACTGGAAAGCGTCTTTCTGATGCCTTCAGAACAGTACTCCTTTATCTCCTCTTCCCTGGTAAAAGAAGTGGCGCGTCATCAGGGTGATGTCAGCGCCTTTCTGCCAAAACCGGTGCATACAGCCCTGCTGGCAAAGCTGTAG
- a CDS encoding glycosyltransferase family 4 protein — protein sequence MSKVRLAIVRQKYRPDGGAERFISRALEALDDESLELNIITRSWQGEPKPDWHLHICNPKRWGRISRERGFAEAARLCWQREKFDIVQSHERIAGCDIFRAGDGVHRVWLEQRARVVSPAQRFLTRFSAYHRYVMAAEEAMFRSASLKKIICNSLMVKNDIMRCFQVPEEKFAVIYNAIDSQRFLPATPEQRQHSREQLNLPASAKVLIYVGSGFERKGLKASIAALAATDAHLVVVGQDKQQSLYVSQARVLGCEKRVHFVGVQNNVIPFYHAADALLLPTLYDPFPNVILEAMACGLPVITSTTCGGAEFIVDGQQGYVCDALDVPALSAAVNAISLRSQDSRMGDLARERILPCSPQHLASQLHALYQQVLQQP from the coding sequence ATGAGTAAAGTCAGACTGGCCATCGTGCGTCAGAAATATCGCCCTGACGGCGGTGCTGAACGCTTTATTTCACGCGCGCTTGAAGCCCTGGATGACGAAAGTCTGGAGCTGAATATCATCACCCGTAGCTGGCAGGGTGAACCTAAACCAGACTGGCACCTGCATATCTGCAACCCTAAAAGATGGGGGCGTATTTCCCGTGAGCGTGGCTTCGCTGAAGCTGCCCGTCTCTGTTGGCAACGCGAAAAATTCGATATCGTTCAGAGTCATGAGCGCATCGCCGGCTGCGATATATTTCGTGCCGGTGATGGCGTACACCGCGTCTGGCTGGAGCAGCGGGCGCGCGTGGTGTCGCCTGCTCAGCGCTTTCTCACCCGATTCAGTGCCTATCATCGTTACGTAATGGCAGCGGAAGAAGCGATGTTCCGGTCGGCATCGCTGAAAAAAATCATCTGCAACTCGCTGATGGTAAAAAACGACATCATGCGCTGCTTCCAGGTGCCGGAAGAGAAGTTTGCGGTTATTTATAATGCTATTGATTCGCAACGCTTCCTGCCAGCTACGCCTGAGCAACGTCAGCACTCACGGGAACAGCTAAACCTGCCCGCCAGCGCGAAAGTCCTGATCTATGTGGGCTCCGGCTTTGAGCGCAAAGGGCTGAAAGCCAGCATTGCCGCCCTCGCCGCAACAGATGCACATTTAGTGGTAGTGGGCCAGGACAAACAGCAATCATTATATGTCAGTCAGGCACGCGTACTCGGCTGCGAAAAGCGTGTGCATTTTGTGGGTGTACAGAACAACGTCATCCCCTTCTATCATGCTGCCGATGCATTACTGTTGCCGACGCTCTACGATCCTTTTCCTAACGTCATCCTGGAAGCCATGGCCTGTGGCCTGCCGGTCATCACCAGCACTACCTGCGGCGGTGCGGAGTTCATTGTTGATGGCCAGCAAGGCTATGTTTGTGATGCCCTGGACGTGCCGGCCTTGTCCGCTGCGGTTAACGCCATCTCCTTGCGATCACAGGACAGCAGAATGGGCGATCTGGCTCGTGAGCGCATTTTACCCTGCTCACCACAGCATCTGGCCAGTCAGCTTCATGCTCTGTATCAACAAGTGTTGCAGCAGCCCTGA
- a CDS encoding nucleoside transporter C-terminal domain-containing protein yields the protein MPDVIHFLLALVVIFCLALLFSNDRKKIRPRVILQLVVIEAALAWFFLHASSGLSVVTAFSGFFETLLKFAGQGSDFVFGGMASQGLAFIFLGVLCPIIFISALIGILQHLRILPVLIRLIGTLLAKVNGMGKLESFNAVSTLILGQSENFIAYKGILADISPRRLYSMAAAAMSTVSLSIVGAYMSMIEPRYVVAALLLNMFSTFIILSIINPTVPGDEPEIKLEKLHENQSFFEMLGEYILAGFKVAMIIMAMLIGFIALIAAVNAIFSSLFGISFQEILGYVFWPFAWLIGIPAPDALRAASIMATKLVSNEFVAMIELKKIAAGLSPRGLGILSVFLVSFANFASIGIVAGAIKGLDERQGNVVSRFGLKLVYGSTLVSLLSAAFAGLVL from the coding sequence ATGCCTGACGTAATTCACTTTCTCCTGGCCCTTGTGGTCATCTTCTGCCTGGCGTTACTGTTCAGTAACGACCGTAAAAAAATCCGCCCTCGTGTCATCCTTCAGTTAGTGGTCATTGAAGCTGCTCTGGCGTGGTTTTTCCTGCATGCCAGCAGCGGGCTGTCGGTAGTAACGGCATTTTCAGGATTTTTTGAAACGCTGTTGAAGTTTGCCGGGCAGGGATCAGACTTCGTGTTTGGCGGTATGGCAAGTCAGGGACTGGCCTTTATCTTCCTGGGCGTGCTTTGTCCGATCATCTTTATTTCCGCGCTGATCGGTATATTGCAGCACTTACGTATCCTGCCGGTACTTATCCGGCTGATCGGCACTCTTCTTGCCAAAGTTAACGGCATGGGCAAGCTGGAGTCCTTTAATGCGGTCAGCACGTTAATCCTCGGCCAGTCTGAAAACTTCATCGCTTATAAAGGCATACTGGCGGATATCTCTCCACGACGTCTCTATTCCATGGCTGCGGCGGCGATGTCGACGGTATCGCTGTCGATTGTAGGCGCCTATATGTCGATGATTGAACCGCGCTATGTTGTTGCGGCACTGCTGTTGAATATGTTCAGCACCTTTATCATCCTGTCGATCATCAACCCCACAGTGCCGGGCGATGAGCCGGAAATCAAACTGGAGAAACTGCACGAAAATCAGAGTTTCTTCGAGATGCTTGGCGAATACATTCTCGCAGGATTCAAAGTGGCGATGATCATTATGGCTATGCTGATTGGCTTTATTGCGCTGATTGCCGCCGTTAACGCTATCTTCTCCAGCCTGTTCGGCATCAGTTTTCAGGAGATCCTTGGCTATGTTTTCTGGCCATTTGCCTGGCTGATTGGTATTCCCGCACCAGATGCCCTGCGCGCTGCCAGTATTATGGCAACGAAGCTGGTCTCCAATGAGTTTGTAGCGATGATCGAACTGAAAAAAATTGCTGCCGGGCTGTCGCCACGCGGATTGGGGATCCTGTCGGTATTCCTGGTTTCATTCGCTAACTTTGCCTCAATTGGCATCGTCGCTGGTGCCATCAAAGGCCTGGATGAACGCCAGGGCAATGTGGTGTCACGCTTTGGCCTGAAGCTGGTTTATGGCTCCACGCTGGTCAGCCTGCTCTCAGCCGCCTTTGCCGGACTGGTGCTGTAA
- the mutM gene encoding bifunctional DNA-formamidopyrimidine glycosylase/DNA-(apurinic or apyrimidinic site) lyase: protein MPELPEVETSRRGIEPHLVGATILHAIVRNDRLRWPVSHEIHSLSDQPVLSVQRRAKYLLIELPHGWIIIHLGMSGSLRVLPEELPPAKHDHVDLVMSNGKILRYTDPRRFGAWLWSTDLTASNVLAHLGPEPLSETFSADYLFEKSRSKRTPVKPWLMDNKLVVGVGNIYASESLFAAGILPDRPAMALTYDEADLLVKTIKAVLLRSIEQGGTTLRDFLQTDGKPGYFAQELQVYGRAGEPCRVCSTPIKSAKHAQRSTFYCPHCQK from the coding sequence ATGCCGGAGTTACCTGAAGTTGAAACCAGTCGCCGCGGGATTGAACCGCATCTGGTCGGTGCCACCATTCTTCATGCTATTGTCCGCAATGACCGCCTGCGCTGGCCGGTTTCCCACGAGATCCACAGCCTCAGCGATCAGCCCGTTCTCAGCGTCCAGCGTCGGGCCAAATATCTGCTGATTGAGCTGCCCCACGGCTGGATCATCATCCACCTTGGCATGTCCGGGAGCCTGCGGGTTCTGCCAGAAGAGCTGCCTCCTGCGAAACACGACCATGTTGATCTGGTGATGAGCAACGGCAAAATTCTGCGCTATACCGATCCGCGTCGCTTTGGTGCATGGCTGTGGAGCACGGATTTGACTGCCAGTAATGTGCTGGCTCATCTCGGTCCTGAACCCTTGAGTGAAACCTTTTCTGCCGATTATCTGTTTGAAAAGTCAAGAAGCAAGCGTACGCCGGTAAAGCCCTGGCTTATGGATAATAAACTGGTGGTCGGCGTGGGTAACATTTACGCCAGTGAATCGCTGTTTGCAGCGGGGATCCTGCCCGATCGTCCGGCGATGGCTTTAACTTATGATGAAGCCGATTTGCTGGTGAAAACCATCAAAGCTGTTCTGTTGCGTTCGATTGAGCAGGGCGGAACTACGCTGCGAGACTTTTTGCAGACAGATGGAAAACCGGGGTATTTTGCTCAGGAGTTGCAGGTCTACGGGCGTGCAGGAGAGCCCTGCCGGGTCTGTTCCACCCCGATTAAAAGCGCAAAGCATGCCCAGCGAAGCACTTTCTATTGCCCGCATTGTCAGAAATAA
- the rfaQ gene encoding putative lipopolysaccharide heptosyltransferase III: protein MSMATLQSTPVFAPTNILLIKLRHHGDMLLTTPVIHALRQQYPQASIDVLLYKETRPMLQAHPEIRHIHFIDRNWKKEGSWHHLRQEMKLISAVRKCHYDLVINLADQWRSAIVTGLSGARVRIGFDYGKRRNALWRIAHTHRVSTERHSSLHTVEQNLLALTPLNIPAQEHPAAMHYSDADRATTLALLAQHQQATRPYIVIQPTSRWVYKCWEDEKVAGLIDSLSADDVDIVLTAAPDKKEQAMIDNILSLCQNRRVISLAGMLSLPQLAALIDHARLFIGVDSAPMHMAAALDTPCIALFGPTKLTQWRPWGENNKVIWAGDYAPLPSPDSIDTKTVTRYLSAIPLEDVVKAARNYLDE, encoded by the coding sequence ATGAGTATGGCTACTCTTCAATCGACCCCGGTGTTTGCCCCAACAAACATCCTGCTAATCAAACTCCGCCATCATGGCGATATGCTCCTGACCACGCCGGTTATCCATGCTCTTCGTCAGCAGTATCCTCAAGCCAGCATTGATGTCCTTTTATATAAAGAGACCCGCCCCATGCTGCAGGCTCATCCGGAGATCCGGCATATCCATTTCATCGACAGAAACTGGAAGAAAGAGGGAAGCTGGCACCATCTCAGGCAGGAAATGAAGCTGATTAGCGCCGTGCGAAAGTGCCATTATGACCTGGTGATAAATCTGGCGGATCAGTGGCGAAGCGCCATTGTCACCGGGTTATCAGGAGCCAGAGTCAGGATTGGGTTTGATTATGGCAAACGCCGTAATGCGCTCTGGCGTATCGCACATACTCACCGGGTGTCTACTGAACGTCACAGTAGCTTGCATACCGTGGAGCAAAACCTGCTAGCCCTGACGCCCCTGAATATTCCGGCGCAGGAGCATCCTGCTGCAATGCATTACAGCGATGCTGACAGAGCGACAACGCTGGCGCTGTTGGCGCAACATCAACAAGCCACCAGACCTTACATCGTTATTCAACCCACCTCACGCTGGGTCTATAAATGTTGGGAAGATGAAAAAGTAGCCGGGCTGATTGACAGCCTGAGCGCTGACGATGTCGACATTGTACTGACCGCAGCACCGGATAAAAAAGAGCAGGCGATGATCGATAACATCCTCTCTTTGTGTCAAAACCGCCGGGTTATCTCTCTGGCAGGCATGCTGAGTCTCCCGCAGTTGGCCGCGCTGATAGACCATGCCCGGCTGTTTATCGGTGTGGACTCTGCGCCAATGCATATGGCGGCAGCGCTGGACACCCCCTGTATTGCGCTGTTTGGCCCAACCAAACTGACGCAATGGCGCCCGTGGGGCGAAAATAACAAGGTGATTTGGGCTGGAGATTATGCGCCCCTGCCTTCACCTGACAGCATCGATACCAAAACAGTAACGCGTTATCTCTCGGCGATCCCACTGGAAGACGTGGTGAAAGCTGCAAGGAATTATCTGGATGAGTAA
- a CDS encoding DUF3574 domain-containing protein, with protein MKTFPFIAVVLAMTLSGCMTPAQQATVRAPVCKTGDAMQQTTLYFGLSRPQGKDITQPEWQSFIDNDVTPRFKAGLTVFDARGQWLGEDGKVAHEGSKSLMLIHAVNRQDEQNIEVLRARYKQRFHQESVMRVDTPVCVSF; from the coding sequence ATGAAAACCTTTCCGTTTATCGCTGTGGTGCTGGCTATGACCCTGAGCGGTTGTATGACGCCAGCGCAGCAGGCCACCGTCCGCGCACCGGTCTGTAAAACGGGTGACGCCATGCAACAAACCACGCTCTATTTTGGTCTGAGCAGACCTCAGGGCAAGGATATTACCCAGCCCGAATGGCAGTCGTTTATTGATAATGATGTGACGCCGCGTTTTAAAGCTGGACTGACAGTATTTGATGCCCGAGGACAATGGCTGGGAGAAGATGGCAAAGTTGCGCATGAGGGAAGTAAATCACTGATGCTGATCCATGCGGTAAATCGGCAGGACGAGCAGAACATTGAGGTGCTTCGCGCCCGTTATAAACAGCGCTTTCACCAGGAATCGGTGATGCGGGTAGATACGCCGGTTTGCGTGTCATTCTGA
- the waaA gene encoding lipid IV(A) 3-deoxy-D-manno-octulosonic acid transferase, producing MTTLYTVLLYLIQPLIWLRLWLRGRKAPAYRKRWAERYGYCAGKVKPDGILLHSVSVGETLAAVPLVRALRHRYPSMPITVTTMTPTGSERAASAFGKDVHHVYLPYDLPGSMNRFLDNVKPRLVIIMETELWPNMIALLHERKIPLVIANARLSERSAKGYKKLGKFMQRLLQRITLIAAQNQEDGERFISLGLKRSQLTVTGSLKFDISVTPELAARAITLRRQWAPRRPVWIATSTHEGEESIILEAHRKLLTRFPNLLLILVPRHPERFVTAREMTQKAGLSFTLRSSGEIPSGSTQVVIGDTMGELMLLYGIADLAFVGGSLVDRGGHNPLEAAAHAIPVLMGPHTLNFKDICAKLEKADGLITVTDASSLDKEIGTLLTDEDYRLYYGRHAVEVLHQNQGALQRLLQLLEPHLPQRNH from the coding sequence ATGACAACACTTTATACCGTTCTGCTTTACCTCATTCAGCCTCTGATTTGGCTCCGTCTCTGGCTCCGTGGCCGGAAGGCTCCCGCCTACCGCAAACGCTGGGCGGAACGCTACGGCTATTGTGCAGGCAAAGTGAAGCCAGACGGTATTCTGCTGCACTCTGTTTCTGTCGGTGAAACTCTGGCAGCGGTGCCGCTGGTGCGTGCTTTACGCCATCGTTATCCTTCAATGCCCATTACCGTCACCACTATGACGCCAACCGGCTCTGAACGCGCGGCATCGGCTTTCGGTAAAGATGTACACCACGTATATCTGCCTTACGATCTCCCCGGCTCAATGAACCGTTTTCTGGACAATGTAAAGCCGCGCCTGGTGATCATCATGGAAACCGAGCTGTGGCCAAATATGATAGCGCTGCTGCACGAACGCAAAATTCCGCTGGTGATTGCCAACGCCCGTCTGTCTGAACGTTCGGCAAAAGGTTATAAAAAACTGGGCAAATTCATGCAGCGTCTGCTGCAGCGCATCACGCTGATCGCCGCACAGAATCAGGAAGATGGCGAACGCTTTATCAGCCTCGGCCTGAAGCGTTCCCAGCTGACGGTGACCGGCAGTCTGAAATTCGATATCTCTGTCACCCCAGAGCTGGCTGCACGCGCCATCACCCTGCGACGCCAGTGGGCCCCACGACGTCCGGTGTGGATTGCAACCAGTACGCATGAGGGTGAAGAAAGTATCATTCTTGAAGCCCACCGGAAATTACTGACCCGTTTCCCTAATCTGCTGTTAATTCTGGTGCCCCGCCATCCGGAACGTTTTGTGACTGCCCGTGAAATGACGCAGAAAGCAGGATTAAGTTTTACCCTGCGCAGCAGTGGTGAAATCCCTTCCGGCAGCACACAAGTGGTGATTGGCGATACCATGGGTGAACTGATGCTGCTGTACGGCATTGCCGATCTGGCCTTTGTCGGCGGCAGCCTGGTTGACCGGGGTGGCCATAATCCGCTGGAAGCGGCTGCCCATGCCATTCCGGTGCTGATGGGGCCTCATACGCTCAACTTCAAAGATATCTGCGCCAAACTTGAGAAGGCTGATGGGCTGATCACCGTAACGGATGCCAGCTCACTGGATAAAGAGATTGGGACGCTGCTGACTGACGAAGATTATCGTCTTTATTATGGCCGCCATGCGGTCGAAGTACTGCATCAGAACCAGGGTGCATTGCAGCGTCTGCTACAGTTACTCGAACCTCATCTGCCACAGCGGAATCACTAA